One window of the Anaerolineae bacterium genome contains the following:
- a CDS encoding four helix bundle protein, whose translation MNKHELEERTKGFAIRVIRFVSALPRGKIADVMGYQPLTCGTSVGANYREANRAVSRNDFINKIGIVEKEAAEARYWLELFEASNVGEPAEREWLLQEAGELLAIFTSIGKTAKARR comes from the coding sequence GTGAACAAACACGAGCTCGAAGAGCGAACCAAGGGTTTTGCAATTCGTGTCATTCGCTTTGTCTCCGCCCTTCCAAGAGGCAAGATCGCGGATGTCATGGGGTATCAGCCGTTGACGTGTGGGACCTCTGTTGGTGCGAACTATCGCGAGGCAAATCGGGCTGTATCCCGGAATGATTTCATCAACAAGATCGGGATCGTCGAGAAGGAAGCGGCGGAAGCTCGCTACTGGCTGGAGTTATTCGAAGCTTCTAACGTGGGAGAGCCGGCGGAGCGCGAGTGGCTGCTCCAGGAAGCCGGCGAACTGCTGGCGATCTTTACCTCCATCGGTAAGACTGCAAAGGCGAGAAGGTGA